In the genome of Quercus robur chromosome 3, dhQueRobu3.1, whole genome shotgun sequence, one region contains:
- the LOC126720049 gene encoding uncharacterized protein LOC126720049: protein MEIKLRPYQLSDVEDFMEWACDDQVIRTSRLRYYTSREDALDYLKEVAIPHPWYRAICLEDLPIGFICVKPGSDNEICRGQISYALGSKYWNRGITTMAVKMVISRVFEEFPGMERLEGYVNVETKASQRVLEKVGFRKEGVLQKYIIVHGKTIDVIMYSLLKTDQIIN, encoded by the coding sequence ATGGAAATCAAACTACGCCCCTATCAATTATCTGATGTGGAAGACTTCATGGAATGGGCATGCGATGATCAAGTAATTCGTACAAGCAGACTAAGGTACTACACTTCAAGAGAAGATGCACTTGATTATCTTAAGGAAGTTGCCATTCCTCACCCATGGTATAGGGCTATATGTTTGGAGGACCTTCCAATTGGATTCATATGTGTCAAACCAGGGTCTGACAATGAGATATGTAGAGGGCAAATCAGCTATGCTCTTGGATCAAAGTATTGGAACAGAGGTATAACCACAATGGCAGTGAAAATGGTTATTTCTAGGGTGTTTGAAGAGTTTCCAGGTATGGAGAGATTGGAAGGCTATGTTAATGTGGAAACTAAGGCCTCACAAAGGGTTTTGGAAAAGGTTGGGTTTCGAAAGGAAGGTGTACTTCAGAAATACATCATTGTCCATGGGAAGACTATCGATGTTATTATGTATAGCCTTTTAAAAACTGaccaaataattaattga